The Cervus canadensis isolate Bull #8, Minnesota chromosome X, ASM1932006v1, whole genome shotgun sequence genome contains a region encoding:
- the LOC122434321 gene encoding spermatid nuclear transition protein 3-like, translated as MTKATRKPQQSRRVAMRFASRKNGKKKTLCQRRCRGSMKARNMSMRVRRPLQSIFRKKIRSYATQLKKLKKTRKANCFFSRCGRKKSNRSRKRYQTVRQSQGRRQNPKRR; from the exons ATGACTAAGGCAACCAGGAAGCCACAGCAGTCAAGAAGAGTTGCAATGCGGTTTGCTTCaaggaagaatggaaaaaagaagacCCTTTGTCAAAGGAGGTGCAGAGGCAGTATGAAG GCACGAAATATGAGCATGAGGGTCAGAAGACCTCTACAAAGTatcttcagaaagaaaatccGTTCGTATGCCACTCaattgaagaaactgaagaaaacaagaaaagcaaactGTTTCTTCTCTCGCTGTGGACGTAAGAAATCGAATCGAAGCCGGAAAAGGTACCAAACTGTGAGGCAGAGtcaaggaaggaggcagaatccAAAGAGGAGATAA
- the LOC122435364 gene encoding spermatid nuclear transition protein 3-like, translated as MTKATRKPQQSRRVAMRFASRKNGKKKTLCQRRCRGSMKARNITMRVRRPLQGALRKKIRSYATQSTKVKKTRKANCFFSRCGRKKLNRSRKRYQKMRQSQGRRQNQRRK; from the exons ATGACTAAGGCAACCAGGAAGCCACAGCAGTCAAGAAGAGTTGCAATGCGGTTTGCTTCaaggaagaatggaaaaaagaagacCCTTTGTCAAAGGAGGTGCAGAGGCAGTATGAAG GCAAGAAATATAACCATGAGGGTCAGAAGACCTCTACAAGGTGCCCTCAGAAAGAAAATCCGATCGTATGCCACTCAATCGACGAAggtgaagaaaacaagaaaagcaaactGTTTCTTCTCTCGCTGTGGACGAAAGAAATTGAATCGAAGCCGAAAAAGGTACCAAAAGATGAGGCAGAGtcaaggaaggaggcagaatcaaaggagaaaataa